The sequence GAAACTCATTTGGGAGTAGATTTTGTTAATGTTACTCGTACTCAGATGGATGATTTATCCTTAGTGATGTATTCCGACGTTAAAGAATGGTACTCTCAAAATCGAGAAAATGCTGACAAACCAATTGCTTCTCTCGGTTTCTTAGCCACCAGCATTACCCGTTCTCTACGCGAATTAAAACCAACTACCACTAAAAAAATACGCAAGCAGGTACATACCACCGCTCAACTTTACTGGGATGGTCATTTCTTCAGTGGAGTTGCGACTGAATTAGGAATTACAGGTTTACGGTTGGAATTGGATAGTAAAAAATCTTTATCAAACGATGATAGACTGCTTGGAAAAAAAGATTTAGAAACAATGCAGCACGTAAAACCGCTGGTTGGTTTACTATTAACTCAAGGTGAAAATGCTTCACCCACCCGATTTGTAGCTGAAATCAATATAGTTGAAGAAGAGCGCGGTAAAGTTGCAATAGAGCTTACTTTCCCTGAAAAATTCCGTAACAGACAGTCTCCAAAAATCAAACAGTTTTTAAGAAATAATTCAGGTGATAATTTTAATAAAAATAGCGTTGCTGCTTGAGCCTTTAATTCCAACCCTAAATAAATTGTAGAAATTTAAATACCTATAAACTCGGTTTTTTGAAAAAGCCGGGTTTTTAGTTGTTTTTTTAGTTGTTCTATTAACCTTTTTCCTTATTCCCTAGACACGACAGTTCAAGCCTAAATATAAAACCTAAAATTTACAATCAATCCAATTTACAATTCACTAGGCTTTTGACTGCTGTATTTTCCACAGATAGCTAGAAACTATATTAGTTACAATATGAGCGACAATAGGCACCAATAAATTACCGCTGAAGAAAGCACTGTAACCCAAAATAATTCCAATAATAGTTGCCCAAACGACATAAGCCCATTGTCCAGAACCGCTCAGATGTAAAACGCCGAAGCAAATACTTGATACGATCACAGCTAAATGATCCATTCCAAAAGCTGGAAGCATGACTCCCCGAAATAGTAATTCTTCACTCAAGCCTGGTAGCAGCCCCAGCCAAATTAAATCGGGGAAGGCTAAAGGTTTTAATACTATTTCTAAATAATAGTTGGCACTTTGACGGTACAAAGGTAAAAACTGATAAGCTAAACTGCTTAAAATGGTAATAGTTAAACCTAAAGCTACTCCGATCAATAATTCCTGTTGATGCCAACGCCAAGACATCAAAGAAAAATTACC comes from Rivularia sp. PCC 7116 and encodes:
- a CDS encoding CPBP family intramembrane glutamic endopeptidase, with amino-acid sequence MTQQQKHEPEIPYLTRTQVLMAMGVTAIILWIIAKLWLQLGNFSLMSWRWHQQELLIGVALGLTITILSSLAYQFLPLYRQSANYYLEIVLKPLAFPDLIWLGLLPGLSEELLFRGVMLPAFGMDHLAVIVSSICFGVLHLSGSGQWAYVVWATIIGIILGYSAFFSGNLLVPIVAHIVTNIVSSYLWKIQQSKA